The window AGACAGGAATACAAAATATCCTCTTTCCACATACTTCAAATCAAGAACTAGTATCGGTCGTAACGCCTGAAAGAACAAATTAAAATATCAGATGATGATCCTAAGGAAGTTTGCAAACACAAATATGAATATGGCTCGACCAGAAAGCATATACTAGTAAAAAAGCAGCTCAAATTTACTCAGCCAGCAACCAAGGAATCAAACATGGCTTGTGATCAAAATAAGGTAGCAACTTTCATATCCTCTCCAGACAAATGATATATATAGGTAAGACAATAGGAAAGGGAGGTCATTTCTTCTTTAATTGCTGACCAAGATTAAGAAAGCCATATAACAGACAAATTGTGAAGACAGTTCTAAATTAATTTTTACTCGGATTTTGGCATTTTATTCATTATGATACAGACTGTTTTGTTGAGGTTGTTCCAATCGTTGCATAAAATATTGAATACTTGATTATCTCTACTATTAGAAAGCCAGGCACCCTCTTTGGTGTCATAGTGAAGCCTTCAAGGATGGTTAATACTGTAAAATAAAGTAATTTCAAAATTTAAAGGCAGAAAACAAAAAAAAAACTAAATAAAGGAGAAAAACATGGAATGGCAACTGCATTAGCAGTTGTTGCAATTAAAATCTGGAAAAAAAATTAAAAAAACTTAATCTTTTTTTTATAAAACAAAAAGATAAAAGCAAATTGACACACGCAGAGAAGTATCCCAGATGATGACATGCCACAGATTTTCATTCCCGACATTGTCCAAGAGTGGAAATCAGACACAGCATCAACTCTAAAGTGACCTGATGAAAACATTCATTTATCCAACAAAAGAAGAAAGCAGGTATAATTATAAAAAGATAATAGCAAGAAAATAGCTACAACGGATGAGCAATCACCTGTGGCGATCATAATCCTTGGAACGTTCCCGTGACCGAGAGCGTGACCTACGGTGACTTCTTGAATCATAATTGCGGGAGCGGTTTGAATCTCTGTCACGCTCTCCACGATCACGGTCATAGTGCCTATCTCGATCTCTGCTCCTACGATCAAGATCCCTCCCTCGGTCGCGGCTATCGCCGCGTTCTCTGTCCCTACTAGGTTCTCTATCACGTTCCTTGCTTCTCTCTTTTGATCTATATGGCAAATAATCAAAGCAAAAGACATGAAATATGTTTAAAAATAACTTCATTTAATGAATATATGATATAAGGAGATTTTTTTAAAACATATTGAGCAGCACCTTCTTTCATCATACCGATCAACCTTGCGAATCTTGTTTTTCTCTGCCTGAAATCAAAACCCTTTTCGTTACTAAGATGTACATAAATCGGTAACCACAAGCCAAACAGCACAGCAACTAAAAGCAATCGACACCCCCATACACATGGACCTTTATATAAAATCGAAAAGCCAACTGACCAGAATTTCTCCATTCATATTTCAAAAAAAGGAAAAAAAAACATGCATGCGTTTGCATACAAGTGAATCACAAAACCCAACATCCTACAGTGACTTAATACTGTTAACCAAAACAAAGTCAATGCATATAATGCAGAAGGATATTATGGATAAGCCTTGTTAGTGTGATTTGTTTCCTATAGTTTTGAAACAATACATCAAAGAGTAACATAATTTTCAATATGTAGATTTCCAGTAGAGTCAAAGAAAATTTGCTTAGCTAACATCAAGACTCCCTTCAGGGTGTAATTTTAAAATCAGTTAAGTGGGTTCTGCACTCAATTCTCATACATAGACTAACTGCAACCCAAAAACAAAATCTTTAAATTCCTCAAAACTGAAAAGAGTTCTACCCGTGACATACCAAAACTAAGAAGTGTAGCATTTTAGAAAGTATGACCCAAGAGTTGATTCCATTTCATGGCCTGGATACAATACGTATACACCTTCACCCAGAAACAAAACATAAATCCTTGCAGATGGCATACAACAATTAAAAAAATTTAAAAAAAATTGGCATTTGGAACCTTTAGAAAAGCAACTCAATAACATTGGAAAAGTCCTCACAAAAAGATACTCACACATACTGCAATATGAGATCACTATATAAGTTTGAAACAATACCAGACCTGAGCCAAATTTCACAAAGTGAACTTACTTTGTAGGTAAGTAACTAGGAAACTTGGCAGATAAATTGAAATACTTTGATTACAATATGCTCTTATGCTCAATGATGATAACATCTTTGTCAAGAGCACAACTAGTGATTCCTCTTTTGTTTACATTATAAAAACAGAAACCAACCGAAGAAAAGTTTATATAATTATAGAACGATCATCATACCTGCAGCTCTGCTAACTTCTCACGGATTTGCATATAGCCTAAATGAAGTTTCCCACCGAAATGATCAGCTAAACGACGATCACTGAAAACAACAAAAGACACTCAGGATAGTTACTTTAGACATAGCCCCAACAGGTTTTTTCATGTACAGTAGAGATTTCCCATCAAATGTCTAGTCAACAATAGCATGATCTACAAATATATATAAATAATAAAATAAAAAGACGCACATTCTTTAGCTGCAAAAGTTATCCTCGTAAAACTGGGCACAAGAGCCTGCTGGTGACAAGGTATAATCGTTGGGTCAAAAGCTGAAGCACTTGAAACCCCAAATTCTAATTTTTTGTGGAACCTAAAATACTAAAAACTAGAGCTGCCATGGTATTCACGATTAACTTTTACCTGTCATAAACACTAAGAAATGCTCCACAGATGTCACAGACACGCAGCTTTTGATCCGTCTGAAACAACAGCATAATTAAAAAGTTAACAGTACATACTGGGCAAGAAAGCATTGTAGGTATCAACGAATTTTCTTTCCATAAAAGAGGATACTAATAATAGCAAAACATACAGGCATGCAATTTTTTTTATGTGAAGAATTAGACAACAAAGAGGAAAGTAAGGAGTTACAACTACGATCACAATATTATCTTCTTCCCACTTATAAACACAAACGTGTGACATAGGCCCAAAGTGCTGGAGCAATACGTATTGAGTACTTTCCAAGTGACATGGAAGAATTATAAAGCAGATAATCAAATAAATAAATAAATAGATTAACCAGAAGAAGAAGAAGAAGAAGAATGGACTCACAATTCGCACATCAGCAGCAGTATACTTGGAGGAATCCAGGACAGGCTCCTGCCTGGGAGGCAACTGAAAACAAATACAGTCCCTCACCGGTCATTTTGGTAGGAAAGAAAGAAAGAACACAACAGATCCAAGACACTAAATAAAAACGATATTAACAATTACAAGACAAGATAATTATTGTTTATTCAAAGAATACCTTTTTCAGTGCTTCGGCCTCTTCCAACGCTTTTTGCGCCTCATCAACCATTCCTTGCTCACCTAGAGATGATAATCAGCTTTATGGATCAGATACTAAAACAAAAACTATTTAGAACAGCAGAAACTTAACATTTGTTTAACAAACACTAAGTTAAATTGCCTACTAATATAATCTAAAGCATAGGGTAAAGACTTTGTCAAAAGCATATATAAAAAATAATAATTGATGAGTGAATATGCCAACATTGGAAATCCATTCTGTTTCAGGCCATAATCTTTGCAGTCAATAAACATGAGAACAAAAAAACAAAAAACAAAAATCATTTTGAATTGGAAGTAATTGTGCATACCACAAAAATCAGCAATGAAATCATTACCATAACTTTATCTAAATAAATGCAGGGAAATTACTACCACCTATTGCCGATGATCGGAGGGTATATAGATGTTCATGAATGTAAATGAAGGAAAATCACATTCATTTTGTACTCAAAATTAGCGTTGACAGGACCTTATTCAAAATTGACAAATTATTCACTTACCAAGGTCCTCTGCCTTCTTCAACTTTTCATTTATCATTTCCTGTGTACGAGCGTCAGGAACAACTACAGGCAACGGAGCCAAAGGTGGTGGATTTGGCAGGGGTTGAGGTAAAGCTGCCCTATCCTTATTGAAAGCATCCAAAAGAAGCGTTGACTGTTTACAAAATAAAATAAGTCAAGAGCGATGAAAATTTGCCAATAAGTGAACCACATAAAGGAACAGCAAAATGGTAATTTTAGTTTATAAGTATATAGTAATTCCAGAAAAGTTATAGGTACCTGTTTGTCTGCTCTCTTTCCCCTGAGATCTTCTAATATCTCCAGAGCTCGAATCTTAAGATCTGTCTTCCCTTCAAGATCTGCACAAATTTGAAGATTAGAATAACAATATGAATTTGTCGCACATAATAATAAAAACAGATAAACTTTTAACAACAGACATTATCCAGTAAATTAGAAAAGGTTACCGAATCTATCAGCTTCTTCAAGCTTCTCTTTGATCTGCTTTGACAACTCAAGTATCTCCGGTGTCTGCAATTGCAACGGAACCAGAACACAGTTAATCAGTCACTTCTGCAACTGAAACAAAATTGATAACTAACAGCGAGTGAAATGAAGGAATGACGGATCACCTGAGTAACCTCGGAGACAGAAATTGCAATGGCGGCTTTCGCATCATCATCCTCAAGGCGCTTAAGGGCTCTAGAAATTTTCCGATCACATTCAACAATGAGCCTATCTATGACATCCTCCAGGTCTCTGTCATAGTTATCGGTCCCTTGCTTCCTAGCTTCTTTGTATCTATCAAGAGTTAAGCTCCACTAGTATTCAAATATTTGATGAAATCAACATTCAATCTAAACTGAAGCAATGAATCTTTAAGACTAAAAAAGGATACTCTTCTCTGAGTTGCAGAGAGTGAACCTTGGGGCAGGGTCCCATATCCATTTTCTGAAACCAAAAAAACAAGATCAAAATTGAATTCGCTAATCCAATTCTCATCGGAATCATAAAGTATGAACAGAGATGAAGGATTTGGTTACCGTTAATTGGAAAAGCTCGTGGGGGCAGAGTCCGACCAGGTAGAGGCGACACACATCGCGATCGTAATATTTGCGATTCACCTCCCGAACGTCGCCGTTCCGATTCGCCCCCATGAGCTGGTCCAGCTGCTTCCTCAGCGCGTCCATCGCTCCCTCTCTCT of the Fragaria vesca subsp. vesca linkage group LG6, FraVesHawaii_1.0, whole genome shotgun sequence genome contains:
- the LOC101293893 gene encoding putative RNA-binding protein Luc7-like 1-like: MDALRKQLDQLMGANRNGDVREVNRKYYDRDVCRLYLVGLCPHELFQLTKMDMGPCPKVHSLQLREEYKEARKQGTDNYDRDLEDVIDRLIVECDRKISRALKRLEDDDAKAAIAISVSEVTQTPEILELSKQIKEKLEEADRFDLEGKTDLKIRALEILEDLRGKRADKQSTLLLDAFNKDRAALPQPLPNPPPLAPLPVVVPDARTQEMINEKLKKAEDLGEQGMVDEAQKALEEAEALKKLPPRQEPVLDSSKYTAADVRITDQKLRVCDICGAFLSVYDSDRRLADHFGGKLHLGYMQIREKLAELQAEKNKIRKVDRYDERRSKERSKERDREPSRDRERGDSRDRGRDLDRRSRDRDRHYDRDRGERDRDSNRSRNYDSRSHRRSRSRSRERSKDYDRHRRYDRY